The sequence below is a genomic window from Anopheles cruzii chromosome 3, idAnoCruzAS_RS32_06, whole genome shotgun sequence.
ACGAGCGCGGGTGCGCGAATGCGCGCTATCTTTCGCTGCGAATATGCACCGGCCAGCTGCAAGCCCGAAGCGCGCGCCTCGTGAAACGCAtccacaccaacacacgcgcaAACACCCTCGCATGCAATGGCCGGCACGGAGCGGAAACGGCGCCTAGAAAGGGAAAGGGTGCGCGGGTGCACTGGCTCACCTTCACCCGTGGTCAACTCGCGAGAGACTGTTTACGTTTTGGTTTGGCGTTTTTAAACTAAATCGCTCGCGTTCGCGGGTCGTTCGGTAGTTTCACCCACTTTCTGTAGAAGTTTACTTTTCATTCACTGAATCGATTGACCATTTCTGGTTTGGTCGGTTATGTGCTTCCTTCCAGTCACACAGACACTCCGGTCGGAAGCTGGTTTCAAACGCACCACGTTTTAGCGGTTCTTGACTTTGTTGATAAACCGCAGACCGACGACGGAACAGAGCGAactcacggaacggaatgaacggACGGAATGTGTCTGGTTGCCGGTCCACCTCCGCCGCGTACGGAAGTAACGACGGAGCGGGCAGCCGCCGAAAAGGGACACAAAAGGGTTAACGTACcaacacacgcagacacagaccatgctggcgctgctggtgtGCGAACGCTCGGGTGGCGCACGTTGCCGTTCGGGTTTCGGCTTCGGGTTCCGGCCCGTTCGGGCTCGGCACTCGCTATTTCGGTAGCAAAAAGTAAACAAGGACTCACCCAGGATCCGGCGGGAACCTTTTTCTGCGGAACGTTTGAATTTGGTGTCCATTTGCTGCACCACGTGGCAACGTCTTACAGCAAAACTGGTACGGTGAGAACATATAAATTCGTGGCATTGAAAAAGTATAATAAAAATCGGGCCTGTGTTTTGTGGTTAAAACGTCTGAGATggacaaagttttccaataCTTCCAAAGTTCCAACACAACACTCAGAAATACagtggaaagcgaaaagaagtttagttaCTACTGAACGTTggaataatatgtgaaaatatgagtgCACCTTCGTTTTAAATTGCCCTTTTGAAACTTTGAATATTGGTTTGTACGAtaaatgacattttgatttaatctcGTAGACTGGTACGTCCATTGGTGGCCATGAGTAAGTTTGAGTTGTTAGTGTTTCTCAGCCGGTTTTCGGCTTGTATGGTGGCAAGCTGCTCTAAGGAGTTTCTGCTATAATATATGTTGTTTAAATCATCattgggaaacaaaaaacaatggcatAACACCTGGGCATATTTGAAAAgacaccaacaacaaattacaacaacaacagaattACCTAAGCCAATCAAAGTAATCTGAACCAACTGCGGACTGTAGAAAGGTCCGCATGACAAAACCCCGATGTTTGGtaattttgtttggttttgggtggaatggaatggtgaaattttcttttgtttcgatGGTATCTAAATATAAGAAAACTACCATTCACACgtataatatttttatttgatttttgctCGTCTAAAGTAAATATTTCATCCTCTTATTTTGCCAAATCTCTCTAAATGCTAACCGCTTTCCACTGTATTTCACAATTCAAATATACTGTTATACCGCATCTCGGACGAACTGTTATACTTGTGTGCATCTCCTTGGTTATAGGATGAAACTTTCACCGGGCAGCAGCTGCCATTGCCAACTGTCAACCGGCTTCGCGATGGCGAATTTCAAATTATCAGCaaacgttttgttgttgctgctcgcGCTTGGGTGTTCAAAAGAGacaagtttttaattattttaccaAACACAACGCAACGGCAACATTTGTGAACACTTCCTATTAAGAAAACGCAAATAAAAGTCGCTTCAGTTGTTCGTTCGGTTCAAGATACGATGGGTACCGGTGGACGCTTGGCGGAAGTATCGTCGTACATTGTGGAATTCAACAACCACATTCAATCGTACTTCATTAGCAGTACATACGGCAACGAAACACTCGTTAATCGATGCCTAGAGGTTGCTTTTTAAGGTGTACTGGAAACAGGCGTATTTTATTCATTAGTTCTTGTCGCTTTTCCCTTGCAGAAACTTGCGTCCGATGGAGATTGCGGAACGTTCGATGTCGGGGCGTACGAGTGCAACGTTTTCCTCGTCAATCTGCACAAACTGCTGGGCCACAGCATGAAGAAGACTCAGCTGCTGTGGTCCGTGGTCGGGGTGCTGGAGGTGGCCGTGAACGATGAGCAAACGCGCTTGGCACTGGTCAACAAGTTTCGCTTTCTGCCTGTACTTTCGCTACTGCTGCTCGAGCTTCACACTGTGGACCAGCAGAAACGGGTTCTGTCCCTTCTGCACTACCTGACCTACGGTGCCGCGATCGATGGGCAGGAGATTTATGTTGAGAAGCTGATAAAGAAGCTGCTCAGCGTGATCGAACAAAACCATCAGGCCAGCGACCGCTGCGAGTTGGTTCAGCTGGCGCTCTCGATACTGGTGAACCTGTGCCACCGGGATCTGTCCACGACGTTCGTGCTCACGCGTAACACGAACATCTCCCGGCTGTGTAACCAAATCAAGCAGTTTGGTCTGCTGGCCTGTCGCATGTACATCGTGTTGGAGCAGAACGACTACATCAAGGAAATGGATCTGCACTATCTGCTGCGGATGAGCTTCGAGGAGGTGCGGCTTTTGTTGGCGTCAAAGAACAGCTTCAGCTTGCGCCATGTAGTGGACTTTTTGCGGTACGTGAAGACCTTGAACGATATGCGTGAGAGCGAACCCGTGAAGGCAGCCCTGACGGACGAATACTTCAGCCGTGATGTGAAGGAATTCTTGCAATCGATTGAAACGTATTGGGACGATCAGTCGAAGCTGGACGAGAAAAGAGACGGGTCGAAAAAAGCCAAACTTAAAACGGACTTTCGGAGCACTACGGATGGGTTGTTCGACATACTGGAGTGTATCGTGTCGCTGAAACCGGACGATGGTGAACTGTACCGCAAAATTTGCGAAATCGGTCCTATCCGGCTCATTAACAATGCGCAGGAGGATTGTTCGAAGGCCGTCGATTTGCTGCGCACCATTCTGGAGAAACACCCGAAGGACACGGGCTTTGCGGCGGGCTGCAAAGCGGTGCTCGGTCCGTTGATGGAGATGATTTCGAACAATGACGATCTGCCTCTCGTGGCTGCCTTCGCGCGACTACTCGCCGCGATCGGAAGATCGCTGAACGCAACGGATGAGACAATGGACCAGATTGCGGAACAGTTCTATCAGCATGTGTTCGGGCAGATGTTGAATCAATCGCGTGACGCTTGCTCGTTTGATTATTCTCTCGGTAAAGGACCGTCCCGGATGTACCTTTGGTCGTTGCACGCCTTCAACGAGCTTGGCCACCTCTCTCCTACACTGTGGTATGCGAAAGTAGCGAATCTGCTCAAGCAGAAACCGATTCAGTTCCTGATCGCCAAAGGACTTAcggatggtggtgatgtgGAGTTGTTGGAAGCGATGCTACTGGTAGCTACGTCGAGTGACTTTCCGAAGCGCAAGGTCGCTTTAATGAtagaaatggtgaaaaataaTGTAACAACGAACACGACGACAAATGGCAGCAGTTTCATGACCGCACAGGACCGACTGCAACCTATGGGGCCGCCAACGGGATACTCTTTCATCCGCGTCATGGGTAGAGATCTGCAGGAACGGATGGATCAAACGGTGGTGCAGATGCAAGATGCGAAGGCGGCAGGGCTGATAAACGATGTGGAAAAGTCGGAGCTGGTCGAGTTCTACACGTACAAGATTAACATGCAAACGAACCTGATGATGGACTTGCGCAACAGCCTGGAATCGACTTCTTCCCAAATCACGACGCTGATGCACCAGAACCAGCTGCTGATGGCCGAAATCGAAAAGAGTCAGAAGAAAAGCTTACCACTTCTTTTGAAGGAATCTGCGTAAGTATAGCTTCTGTCCGTTCCATGGAACCGTTTGAGTGCGTTTTATTGATTTCTATTATCATCGCAGcttggaaaacgaaaaccgacTCTTGGAACGAGAGCTGGTCCAGATGAAGGCGGCCGCCGCGTCGTACGACAAGAAGATGAGCCACATGAAGCAGGAAATGTCCGAGTACGTTAAGAAGTACGGTGAAAAGAGCCAAAAGTGTGCGGCACTGGTCAAGGAAATCGAACACCTTCGCACGCGAGATAACAActacgaaaaggaaaacaagcgATTGCTACAGGAACTGGCAATGATGGTGAGAGTACTGTTTTCGGAACATTCTGATCGTAATAAAGTGGCAACTTATCTCCCCTTTGCAGACCAAGAATCGTGATGATGCGCGTAAACTGTTGAAAGTAGGTGAAGAGGATCGACAGAAGCTCACCGAGCAGCGCGATGCCGAGCGCAAACAGTTCGAGTGTAAGGTGCGCGAGCGTGAGCGGGAAATTTCGAAGCGCAACGATCTGGTGCAGCAGCTGGAAGCAACATTGGTACAGCGGGACAGCTCAATTGAGTCGCTGGAGAAGATTTCGAACGAACTGCGCGAGAAGGTGAAAGAACGCGAAGATCGTATTGTCCAGGTTGAGTCGGACCTGAAGGAAAGCGAGAGGATACAGCAAGCGATCTACAGTTTGATGAACAAGAGTAAAAAGTAGGGATGACACAAATTTGATGGACCCCGTCTGGCGTGGTCCACGTTTTCGTTGTGACCGTGCGTGTATATTTTGTATTATTATTGCACCCAAATTTGCTACTAAAATCATCGCTAACTTTATAAATAACTAAATAGACAAAATGATTTGAGCGTATTAAAGAGTGTCATTGTTGATGATGGCAATAAGTTCCGGATTCGCCAGCATAGTTTGGTGAGTACCGTCGATGATTTTGACGATCAGCGATGATTGTGTGAACTTGCTGAGGCCATAATCCTCATCAATGTCTGCTATCATTCTAGATCGTACCAAAACTAGTGGCGCGTTTACCCGTTCCTTCGCGTCCGCACTCATGTTCATTGTAGCTTTAATACGGTGGAAAAGAATGCTCATCATTTTGCGTGAGTAGTCCTCGGAAAAGGGAGTCAGTTCGCGTGCCACTTGCATTAGCTTCTCAACCCGTGCATGGTACGTAGGTTCATCCATTATGGGTTTAATGATATCTTGCGTTGTCGTTTGCAAGATAAACGAAAGGACGAGTGTGAGGATCGCCATCTGTACGTGCTCATCATCCGCTCCGGTAAGATGGTGGCTCGCGAACCGTTGAAGATACAGCGGAGAGCCATCGACCATCATTAGCTTGCCGTGCAGTGAATGCGCCTCCAGGCGCTTTACGATTTCGAGGGCCAACAGAGACCCAAACGAGTATCCAATGACCAGAAATTGTTTGCATTTCGCGAAGACCGCTTCAAACATTTCTTCAAACACGGAGTCCACGATGCCGGGAATGGTTTGTTCATCGGTGGCCTTGGCGAAGGATTGCAGTATGAAGGTAGGAGCATTGATCTCGGAGGCAATTTTCGTCCAAGCTGGGCTGCAAACGGATTCGATGCCTGGAATGATTAGAACGGCCAGATCATACTCAAGATCGTTCGATCGAGACGGTAAACGGAGAACCGTGTGATGGCTAGCTGTTTCGTCACCGAAACTAGCCAGCAAGTCCTCGAGCTGCAACTGTTTGGCAACGGACTCTTGAGCTTCGTTCTCTGCCTTGGAGTCGGCTAGTTTCTGCAACTTGGAGAATGTCAGCGTGCGCAAATCCTGAGGAGTCAAAATGATGTCAAAGTCGCGTTCCAAGACCTGTCGAATCTCGACAGCCATCAGCGAGTCCATGCCGATGTCGGCCAGGGTGCTTTCAACGGAAATGGACTTCATGTCGCGAATATTCATAATATTCATAACAGCTTCAACAATGTTCTTTGCCCCACCGCTGGAGCTGCGCTTCTCGGCCACCACCATGCTGGCCACGATGGGTTCGCTCGACGAGAGAAGTTGATCGAGCACCTGTATGCAGGAGGAGAGTCTCTGCTGAAGGGTTCCACCGATCTCCATATCGATTTTGTCCTCCTGCATGTCGGCCACAATGCCGACCTCACCGATTGCGCCCCATTGGATGGCTTTTCCAGGTAGCCCATCAGCGACCCGACGTTCGATGATGCGTTCCATAATGGAGTTAGCCATACCGTAGTTAGATTGGCCAGCGTTGCCCCGACCGCACGAAACGCTAGAGAAAACGACAAAGTGCTTGAGCATTGGGCACAGCTCTCGACTGACGACGTCAAGATGCTGCGTAGCATTCGCCTTGGGAGCAAGACACTCTGCAAATTTGTCCACCGATTGGTTCTCGATAATGGCGTCCCTGAGCTGAACGGCCAGGTTGAAGATTCCAGCGATAGGTCCCAAGTCGATTGCCTGGTGCAGCAACCGACGACATCCTTGTTCGGTAGCAATGTCTTCGGTCGAAATGTGCACATTCACGCCATAAGTCTTCCAGGTGCTGTGTTGTAAGAATAGAATACTTGTGCAGGATTTCTGGACAACTATTGATGGGGAAACAGTTTGAAAAAGGACTTACTTTATGCGATATTGCTGGTAAGGTTTCGTCACTCCTCTGCTTGAACTGAGCAACAGTTTCCGGCATCCTCGAATGATTAACCAATCAGCCAACTCCAGTCCAAAGCCACCAAGGCCTCCAGCAATAACGATGCTTTGTTCCGGGTGACAGTAGATCCGCGGAAGGTATGAtatcggaacggaagtgaGATCGTTCTCGTTGTCACGAATCTTGAGCACCACTTTCCCTATGTGCTTAGCGGTAGCCAAGAAACGGAACGCTTGTTCGATCTCATGTGCTTGGAAGATGGTCGTGGGCAGAGGCTGAATGATTCCCCGTTTCATGTCATTCATTATGAGCTTTTGTAAGTGCTTCATCAGCTCTCGCTTTTCTCTAAACATCAGATCAACCAACACCGCCGAGAAGGAGAGTCCCTTCTGGAAGAGCGACATCGCCAGCTTGGAGTCCTTCATCATGTCGTACTTTCCAATTTCCAGAAAGTGTCCACCTTTGGCCAGACAGCGTACCGATGCCTGAAGCTTTTCCTCGGAGAGAGAGTTTAGCACGAAGTCAACGCCACGACCGTTGGTGCGTAGTTTGATGAGATTTTCGAAGGTAATGTCCCGCGAGTTGCCGATGTTGTCTGGATTTAAGGCTGGGAAGTAACTCAACAAAAACTCCCGTTTCTCTTTTGTGCTCACAGTGGTGAACACGTCCAGGCCGTATGCTAAGCACACACGAATGGCAGCTATTCCAATGCCTCCGGTTCCAGCGTGGATGAGAATGGAGTTTCCTTTCCGGATTTGTGAGCAGATAAAGAAGGCAGTATACACCGTAGCGTAAACTGTCGGAATGGTGGCAGCCTGTTCTAAGGTAATTTCTTCGGGTACTTCCAGAGTGAAGAGAGGGTCAGCTTCAATCAATGTTGCCATTGAGCCTGCTGGTATGATTCCCATGACGCGCTTTCCCGTCGTGGTGACTCCAGAGTACTCGAATCCTAAAACACACTCTTGCTCCAATCTGCTAGTAAAAGATGTATCTAGAGTCAAGCGTCCAGTGGCAAGC
It includes:
- the LOC128271211 gene encoding uncharacterized protein LOC128271211 — protein: MGTGGRLAEVSSYIVEFNNHIQSYFISSTYGNETLVNRCLEKLASDGDCGTFDVGAYECNVFLVNLHKLLGHSMKKTQLLWSVVGVLEVAVNDEQTRLALVNKFRFLPVLSLLLLELHTVDQQKRVLSLLHYLTYGAAIDGQEIYVEKLIKKLLSVIEQNHQASDRCELVQLALSILVNLCHRDLSTTFVLTRNTNISRLCNQIKQFGLLACRMYIVLEQNDYIKEMDLHYLLRMSFEEVRLLLASKNSFSLRHVVDFLRYVKTLNDMRESEPVKAALTDEYFSRDVKEFLQSIETYWDDQSKLDEKRDGSKKAKLKTDFRSTTDGLFDILECIVSLKPDDGELYRKICEIGPIRLINNAQEDCSKAVDLLRTILEKHPKDTGFAAGCKAVLGPLMEMISNNDDLPLVAAFARLLAAIGRSLNATDETMDQIAEQFYQHVFGQMLNQSRDACSFDYSLGKGPSRMYLWSLHAFNELGHLSPTLWYAKVANLLKQKPIQFLIAKGLTDGGDVELLEAMLLVATSSDFPKRKVALMIEMVKNNVTTNTTTNGSSFMTAQDRLQPMGPPTGYSFIRVMGRDLQERMDQTVVQMQDAKAAGLINDVEKSELVEFYTYKINMQTNLMMDLRNSLESTSSQITTLMHQNQLLMAEIEKSQKKSLPLLLKESALENENRLLERELVQMKAAAASYDKKMSHMKQEMSEYVKKYGEKSQKCAALVKEIEHLRTRDNNYEKENKRLLQELAMMTKNRDDARKLLKVGEEDRQKLTEQRDAERKQFECKVREREREISKRNDLVQQLEATLVQRDSSIESLEKISNELREKVKEREDRIVQVESDLKESERIQQAIYSLMNKSKK